The proteins below come from a single Pichia kudriavzevii chromosome 2, complete sequence genomic window:
- a CDS encoding uncharacterized protein (PKUD0B07550; similar to Saccharomyces cerevisiae YHR050W (SMF2); ancestral locus Anc_5.282) translates to MAPDIPLNGQEPSNMTNSIELSQDLIKSTTSIYTTKTKPKEAHPQYSQNSYSDEIETETEGDCSGTEDEIQSLESMITSNPFRKWKSYSPLSSSSSRYSRFSYLFNLLSILRKFVKYVGPGLMVSVAYMDPGNFASSIASAQFQYKLLFSLVISNIMAGFLQILAGKLGICTGEDLAANSKKYLPAGLNKIIYIFAEIAVIATDVAEIIGTAIAFNIIFNIPLLGGVLLSIVDMLFVIMAYRPDGPMVLLRIFEGFVSLLVFGTVICFAIELGKVSPTTNWKDVALGFLPSKVIFTDINGLYLSAALLGSNLMPHSLYLGSGVVQARMKAYDIKMGLYKIPAKKKTKSLFKFEEADQDNDVAEKYKPSIHAIDETMNYTIAELIVSLITVALFVNAAILIVAGSALSNPMDDDGDGALENADLFTLHHLLTSHLSKAAGSVFAFALLCSGLCGGTVVTIAGQMIMEGHSDARIPPGIKRMITRFLALIPCVTVVLIGGREGLSTVLNASQVVLSFVLPFICAPLIYFTSNREIMKVEIFEEVKTPTECHELAIVGGAAKGGISHSNPSVESISEVEQYTQEQSIPNAMRKYKNMSNSKATTIIAVIIWIIITFLNFWLLVSMALGVDVPV, encoded by the coding sequence ATGGCTCCAGATATTCCTCTCAATGGACAGGAGCCCTCTAACATGACCAATTCGATTGAGTTGTCACAGGACTTGATTAAATCTACCACTTCTATCTACACGActaaaacaaaaccaaaagaaGCACACCCTCAATACAGTCAAAACAGTTATAgtgatgaaattgagaCTGAAACTGAAGGCGATTGCAGTGGaacagaagatgaaataCAATCTCTGGAGTCCATGATTACCTCCAATCCCTTTAGAAAGTGGAAATCCTACAGTCCCTTGTCCTCGTCATCAAGTAGGTACTCCAGGTTCAGTTATTTGTTTAACTTATTAAGTATATTGAGGAAGTTTGTGAAGTACGTGGGTCCTGGATTAATGGTTTCCGTGGCTTATATGGACCCTGGTAATTTCGCCAGTAGTATCGCTTCTGCccaatttcaatataagttgttattttcactAGTCATATCAAACATTATGGCTGGATTTTTACAAATTTTAGCAGGTAAACTAGGCATATGTACAGGTGAAGATTTGGCTGCCAACTCTAAAAAATACTTACCTGCAGGGCTTAACAAAATCATCTACATATTTGCCGAAATTGCTGTGATTGCAACTGATGTGGCAGAAATTATAGGTACTGCCATTGCATTCaacattattttcaatatacCCTTATTGGGCGGTGTATTGCTCTCCATTGTGGACATGCTATTTGTCATTATGGCGTATCGACCAGATGGCCCTATGGTTTTACTAAGAATCTTCGAAGGATTTGTCAGTTTATTGGTTTTTGGAACTGTTATCTGTTTTGCGATTGAGTTAGGCAAAGTCTCACCAACGACTAATTGGAAGGATGTAGCGCTGGGCTTTTTACCTTCCAAAGTGATTTTCACCGATATCAATGGACTATATCTCTCTGCAGCGCTATTAGGAAGTAATTTGATGCCTCATTCCCTATATTTGGGATCTGGAGTTGTTCAGGCAAGAATGAAAGCTTATGATATTAAGATGGGACTCTATAAGATTCCGGCTaagaaaaagacaaaaagcttattcaagtttgaagaagctgaTCAAGATAATGATGTAgctgaaaaatataaaccaTCAATTCACGCTATTGACGAAACAATGAACTATACAATTGCGGAGTTGATTGTATCGTTAATTACTGTTGCACTATTTGTCAATGCTGCCATTCTTATTGTTGCGGGCTCTGCATTATCGAATCCCATGGATGATGATGGCGATGGTGCTCTAGAAAATGCAGATTTATTTACTTTGCATCATTTACTAACAAGTCATTTATCTAAGGCGGCTGGTTCTGTTTTTGCCTTTGCGTTGCTATGTTCTGGATTATGTGGAGGTACAGTTGTTACAATTGCAGGCCAAATGATAATGGAAGGACATTCAGATGCTAGGATTCCGCCTGGAATAAAAAGAATGATTACTCGTTTCTTGGCTTTGATCCCATGTGTCACTGTTGTGCTGATTGGGGGTAGAGAAGGGTTAAGTACAGTACTAAATGCATCTCAAGTAGTTCTTTCGTTTGTCTTGCCGTTTATCTGCGCACCACTTATCTACTTCACCTCAAATAGAGAAATCATGAAAGTGGAAATATTCGAAGAGGTTAAAACGCCGACAGAGTGTCATGAGCTGGCGATTGTTGGTGGAGCCGCCAAAGGGGGCATTAGTCACAGTAACCCGTCTGTCGAATCTATCTCAGAGGTCGAACAGTATACACAGGAACAAAGCATACCCAATGCAAtgagaaaatataaaaatatgaGTAACAGCAAAGCTACTACAATCATTGCAGTTATCATCTGGATTATAATAACATTTCTTAACTTCTGGCTTTTAGTTAGTATGGCCTTAGGAGTAGATGTTCCGGTTTAG
- a CDS encoding uncharacterized protein (PKUD0B07560; Pfam Domains: DUF185(5.5e-17)): protein MFRTILARRCPLFRQPRKGIFARQINVNSKGKLVNEETGQEITKEELLSTLVGPDGEIKLPERGFTFKDRPRMESIDSGLSNSENLAIILKNMIKTTGPIPISHFMKQCLIDPQYGYYTTRNPLDAKTGDFITSPEISSSFGEICGLWFFAAFLAQLKHQATYNRENFKIKEKKFRIIEFGPGKGTLMYDMVRTLNKFIKDNNPIEVVFIEKSDVLINEQYKKMCDSSAKLDKIDDYTWKSVSRWGNSITWLKDDKPDLGNDKSYMNFVMAHEFYDALPMNRFIKTDKGWREYLVDIRPDIKKDSLITSEKPVSEKKHDAEFCIVKAPYATPSTAIPKTTPRYNDLPEGSEIEISPESHSYLYEMAGIVKSSDIGAGLIIDYGTTTIPVNSLRGIKDHKFVNPLGDVGEVDLSIDVDFGSLLEILKELKFEAFVDEQGKFLNSMGLGYRIDQQMSKYVDDEEMKKKLVDSYKRLTGTGLKDMGKIYKVLGYFSSQYKDFTPPGFGGDI, encoded by the coding sequence ATGTTTAGAACGATTTTGGCACGGAGATGTCCTTTGTTTAGACAGCCTAGGAAAGGTATTTTTGCTAGACAAATTAATGTCAATTCAAAAGGAAAGTTGGTAAATGAGGAGACAGGCCAGGAAATCACTAAAGAGGAACTTCTTTCCACATTGGTAGGTCCAGATGGTGAAATAAAACTACCGGAACGTGGATTCACTTTCAAAGATAGACCCCGTATGGAATCCATTGATAGTGGTCTATCGAACTCTGAAAATTTGGCCATCATTCTGAAGAACATGATAAAAACTACTGGTCCTATTCCAATTTCTCACTTTATGAAACAATGTTTGATTGATCCACAGTACGGCTACTATACTACAAGAAACCCCCTCGATGCGAAAACAGGAGATTTCATCACTTCGCCTGAAATTAGCTCCTCTTTTGGTGAGATATGCGGACTATGGTTCTTTGCCGCTTTTTTGGCCCAACTTAAACACCAGGCAACTTACAACAgagaaaacttcaaaataaaagaaaaaaaatttagaatTATCGAATTTGGACCTGGTAAAGGTACGTTGATGTATGATATGGTGAGAACCTTAAACAAATTCATTAAGGATAACAACCCTATTGAGGTTGTATTTATTGAGAAATCGGACGTCTTAATAAACGAACAATACAAGAAAATGTGCGATTCATCTGCTAAACTTGACAAAATTGACGATTATACGTGGAAATCTGTTTCTCGTTGGGGAAACAGCATCACATGGTTAAAGGATGATAAACCAGATCTAGGCAATGATAAATCATATATGAACTTTGTTATGGCTCATGAGTTTTACGATGCTTTACCTATGAAcagattcatcaaaacaGATAAGGGCTGGAGAGAGTATCTGGTAGATATTCGACCAGATATTAAGAAGGACAGCCTAATAACAAGTGAGAAACCAGTTAGTGAGAAAAAACACGACGCTGAATTCTGTATTGTAAAGGCTCCTTATGCAACACCAAGTACAGCAATCCCTAAAACCACACCAAGGTACAATGATCTTCCAGAGGGCTcggaaattgaaatatcTCCAGAATCCCACTCATATCTTTATGAGATGGCTGGCATAGTTAAATCATCAGATATTGGGGCAGGCTTAATTATTGATTATGGTACTACTACTATCCCGGTAAACTCACTGAGAGGGATCAAAGATCATAAATTTGTGAATCCATTAGGCGACGTTGGAGAAGTAGATTTATCtattgatgttgattttggcAGTCTCttggaaattttgaaagagctGAAGTTTGAGgcatttgttgatgaacaaggaaaatttttgaattccaTGGGATTAGGATATCGTATTGATCAACAAATGTCTAAATATGTGGATGAcgaagaaatgaaaaagaaattagtAGATTCATATAAGAGACTAACAGGCACAGGACTAAAAGATATGGGTAAAATCTATAAAGTCTTGGGATATTTCAGTTCTCAGTACAAGGATTTCACACCTCCAGGATTTGGTGGTGAtatttaa
- a CDS encoding uncharacterized protein (PKUD0B07570; similar to Saccharomyces cerevisiae YNR015W (SMM1); ancestral locus Anc_6.310), producing MLDYTAKFVLAPMVRIGELPTRLLALKYGADLVWGPEIIDKKLLTCERSYNEKLNTVDFCSTKGNKKIPGMTDLVFRTYPEMEKDKVVFQMGTANAELAVKAAKIVINDVGAIDINAGCPKHFSIHSGMGAALLSTPDLLCDILTSLVDEVGKPNNKPISVKIRLLPKKEDTLVLVSRLVKTGITNLTVHCRTREMRNRELPIRDYLDEIKQICVDNNVSFIINGHIKNYNEFIELQNRYGKDVGCMIASAAEINPTCFNKEGPLPWFTAVKEFIKFADKFQNHPANTKYCIIRIIPNEKNQNKIYQLVTKAKEAHEISDIILNQMDDEGNLVEAKKNVVAETLSNKRKAETLERNVETTKDKKVKA from the coding sequence ATGCTAGACTATACTGCCAAGTTTGTGTTGGCCCCTATGGTCAGAATAGGAGAGCTTCCAACAAGGCTTCTTGCTCTTAAATATGGTGCCGATCTTGTTTGGGGTCCCgaaatcattgacaaaAAATTACTCACATGTGAAAGATCGTATAATGAAAAGTTGAATACAGTTGATTTTTGCTCaacaaaaggaaacaaaaagatTCCAGGAATGACTGACTTGGTATTTAGGACTTACCCAGAGATGGAGAAAGACAAAGTTGTCTTTCAAATGGGTACTGCAAATGCAGAACTAGCTGTTAAAGCTGCTAAGATCGTCATAAATGATGTTGGTGCAATTGATATTAACGCTGGATGTCCGAAACATTTCTCTATTCACTCAGGAATGGGTGCTGCTTTATTGAGCACTCCTGATTTATTATGCGATATTTTGACAAGTTTGGTAGATGAAGTAGGGAAGCCAAATAACAAACCAATAAGTGTGAAAATAAGACTATTACCTAAGAAGGAGGACACTTTGGTGCTTGTGAGTCGTTTAGTGAAAACAGGTATCACCAATTTAACTGTTCACTGTCGTACTAGAGAGATGAGGAATAGGGAACTACCGATTAGAGATTACTTagatgaaatcaaacaaatctgTGTTGATAATAATGTATCTTTTATTATCAACGGACATATCAAAAATTACAACGAGTTTATAGAATTACAGAACAGATACGGCAAAGATGTTGGATGCATGATTGCTTCTGCGGCAGAAATAAATCCCACGTGCTTTAACAAAGAAGGGCCGTTACCTTGGTTTACCGCTGTTAAGGAATTTATCAAGTTTGCCgataaatttcaaaaccaCCCGGCGAACACAAAGTATTGTATCATCAGAATCATACCTAACGAGAAGAACCAAAATAAGATATACCAACTCGTAACAAAGGCAAAAGAGGCACATGAGATTTCTgatattattttgaatcaaatgGATGATGAAGGAAATTTGGTTGAGGCAAAAAAGAATGTCGTGGCTGAAACCTTATCCAACAAAAGAAAGGCCGAAACTTTGGAACGTAATGTTGAGACCACAAAGGATAAGAAAGTGAAGGCTTAG
- a CDS encoding uncharacterized protein (PKUD0B07580; similar to Saccharomyces cerevisiae YHL024W (RIM4); ancestral locus Anc_4.33) has translation MCQFDILSHSKESMMNETSNLKAKQKTDFDLHAEGFDIPKNEHADDVSSISDSDISEYNNNITIDTDTIDSQKKSFNIKAQTKGNVSLISEFEASDEEDRYIDEFLSLDKSIEEATLDAEKKYGSYDKESKEVRGRPSACIFVASLSSDLSDDILCESVTQHFKQWGELTLVKVLRDPSNRPYAFVQYAKDEDADRAINEGQHSILNGRTVRCEKARVNRTLYLQLNGTGIREKIMRKILSRFGDVERLIAVNESFDVINTVNKNENIRFKNWFSKFVYRQDAISAFANLKTKINWNVEWAQNLEDEYSNIPEVTIDKNSVFVGHLDPRISKEELIERFERHGKIKEAILVNRPLNNFAFIKFRTKEAAASAVERENHAMFKYKTIHVQYREMYNNYRRKCSNDNGLKLNLAPPPVNFKKRYVNENRHGNCYRHHRNYRMRNSFSVENCMMGTPQQVNNIPLIPETFAQALKLKQMYNIRNSKRKIFQGERPEDKYINSQSLASSFNSHSNFHPIHVKEHDECQIRSSREQKIKSRNSEMKDDTENSFTEDSIELQLHPNKKEPHTESEVDEDASAIRTSSTFSSRGPKTEYTFSTVDNAEHHEYNIFPKIMGPQNFQYPMYYSFPEKEGLSFVNHSMQYLTPNDQYFPPPNPSQPPHSPHILHHQGSSSAGSAGYYYPYPYYLPPSTPSSQMQPMYPLYYYYNPIAMTEGRHNIPHREDGRAPEK, from the coding sequence ATGTGtcaatttgatattttgtcACATAGTAAGGAGTCGATGATGAATGAGACCTCAAATCTCAAGGCAAAGCAAAAAACCGATTTTGATTTACATGCAGAAGGCTTTGATATTCCAAAGAATGAACATGCGGACGATGTGTCCTCAATTTCGGATTCAGACATCTCCGAATATAACAATAATATAACCATAGACACCGATACAATAGAtagccaaaaaaaatcattcaaCATTAAGGCACAGACTAAAGGGAACGTGAGTCTCATCTCTGAATTTGAAGCTTCTGATGAGGAAGATAGatatattgatgaatttctATCTTTAGATAAGAGTATTGAGGAGGCAACCTTGgatgctgaaaaaaaatatggttCATACGATAAAGAGTCAAAGGAGGTCCGAGGTAGACCTTCTGCGTGCATCTTTGTAGCCAGTTTATCTTCTGATCTCAGCGATGATATACTCTGCGAATCTGTGACGCAACATTTCAAGCAATGGGGAGAACTGACTCTCGTTAAAGTTTTAAGAGACCCATCAAATCGCCCTTACGCATTTGTTCAGTATGCTAAGGATGAGGATGCCGATAGAGCAATTAATGAAGGCCAACATTCCATACTAAATGGAAGAACAGTCAGATGTGAGAAAGCAAGGGTTAATAGAACACTCTATTTGCAGTTGAATGGAACTGGgattagagaaaaaattatgAGAAAGATTCTATCACGGTTTGGagatgttgaaagattAATAGCAGTCAATGAGTCTTTCGATGTTATAAATACCGTAAACAAAAACGAAAATATCAGATTCAAAAATTGGTTCTCTAAGTTTGTATATCGACAGGATGCCATCAGTGCCTTTgctaatttgaaaactaaAATCAACTGGAATGTAGAGTGGGCACAAAATTTAGAAGATGAATATAGCAATATACCAGAAGTTACTATTGACAAAAATTCCGTGTTTGTTGGCCATTTAGATCCACGAATCAGTAAAGAAGAATTAATTGAGAGATTTGAGAGACATGGAAAGATAAAAGAAGCAATTTTGGTGAATAGGCCTTTGAACAACTTTGCTTTTATTAAGTTTAGAACAAAGGAAGCTGCTGCCTCTGCTGTTGAACGAGAAAATCATGCAATGTTTAAATATAAGACAATTCATGTTCAATATCGTGAAATGTACAACAACTATAGAAGAAAATGCTCTAATGACAATGGcttgaaattgaatttggCACCTCCTCCAGTTAATTTCAAGAAACGTTATgttaatgaaaatagaCATGGGAACTGCTACCGTCACCACAGGAATTACAGAATGAGAAATAGTTTCAGCGTTGAGAACTGCATGATGGGGACACCACAACAAGTAAATAACATACCACTAATTCCCGAAACTTTTGCTCAAGCTTTGAAACTCAAGCAAATGTATAATATCAGAAATAGCAAACGTAAGATTTTTCAAGGTGAAAGACCTGAAGATAAATACATCAATTCGCAAAGTTTGGCTTCTAGTTTTAATAGTCACTCAAACTTTCATCCCATTCACGTTAAGGAACATGATGAGTGTCAGATTCGTTCAAGCAGAGAGCAAAAGATAAAGTCGAGAAACTCAGAAATGAAAGATGATACTGAAAATTCATTTACtgaagattcaattgaGTTGCAACTACATCCTAATAAAAAGGAGCCACATACTGAATCTGAAGTTGATGAGGATGCATCGGCAATAAGAACCAGTTCTACATTCTCTAGTCGTGGTCCGAAAACCGAATATACTTTCTCAACTGTTGATAATGCTGAACATCATGAATACAACATTTTTCCCAAAATCATGGGCCCACAAAACTTCCAATATCCGATGTATTACTCTTTCCCAGAAAAGGAAGGCCTTTCATTTGTCAATCATTCAATGCAATATCTGACACCAAATGACCAGTATTTTCCTCCTCCAAATCCTTCACAACCTCCACATTCTCCACACATTCTGCATCACCAGGGCAGTTCATCTGCAGGCAGTGCTGGCTATTATTACCCATACCCATACTATCTACCACCTTCAACTCCAAGTAGCCAAATGCAACCAATGTATCCATTGTATTACTACTATAACCCAATTGCTATGACTGAGGGACGACACAACATCCCTCATAGAGAAGATGGTAGAGCACcagaaaaataa
- a CDS encoding uncharacterized protein (PKUD0B07585): MSYIPDYYRRSFYHNDDYKGVIGVGKRDEINEKINKTLDIIYDRSHALSCLVFQDTSSLYKILASENIELKPYFEQQSTSKKIGLDAEEEEVEKEEENLTNEHLVNPKEKARHFITLEEMLRGNVTLVISISNVPVDILMYGALVEELLTYLVVEIHRSVPSLKLKSDSKDLEISKVFQWSYMGVKGGEDIFVRFDDVVMLYMFWKFFDNFEIAGVTIHVGKDKSAEAIFQRINEKFDIDLKPLNTLKEKVILHITELQQIGAKARESEQKEDDYLTRFRKMSETYIVNPKDLFDVPVDMVEKVKQNILDFRLHVLKDLEKKQRERALQDKLEARKQTNKVHEISAETKRPHRYGKPVSDIQFESMLQSREKAAAEKNYLVKLNQYKRREEARMKNYINFSKFNKHESYINSVVPQQRRKFLASFVDGVVNENNKIDKNFTYYTKHANYVKYRLNSKTNEEKLDKLDEDEEEKENLELNDEKNDLKTTTGVIDRNDHVLKNPAYTEGGRE; this comes from the coding sequence ATGTCATATATACCAGACTATTACAGAAGGAGCTTTTATCATAATGATGACTATAAAGGGGTTATTGGTGTTGGGAAGAGAGATGAAATCAAcgagaaaataaacaaaacGTTGGACATTATTTATGACCGATCACATGCATTGTCTTGTTTGGTGTTTCAGGATACATCCAGTCTTTATAAGATATTGGCAagtgaaaatattgaactGAAACCATACTTTGAACAACAGAGCACATCGAAAAAGATTGGACTGGATGcggaagaagaagaagtagaaaaagaagaagaaaatctCACAAATGAGCATCTTGTCAATCCGAAAGAGAAGGCTAGACACTTTATAACTTTAGAAGAGATGCTACGTGGAAATGTGACATTAGTTATTAGTATATCCAATGTGCCTGTGGATATATTGATGTATGGGGCGCTAGTTGAAGAACTACTTACATACCTGGTTGTTGAAATACACCGATCCGTACCTAGTTTGAAACTAAAGAGTGACTCCAAAGATTTAGAAATCAGCAAAGTTTTCCAATGGAGTTATATGGGCGTTAAGGGAGGAGAGGATATTTTTGTGAGGTTTGATGACGTGGTGATGTTGTATATGTTTTGGAAGttttttgacaattttgaaatagcAGGGGTAACAATTCATGTTGGAAAGGATAAAAGTGCAGAGGCTATATTTCAGAGGATAAAcgaaaaatttgatattgatttgaaaCCACTTAATacattgaaagagaaagtgATTCTCCACATTACCGAACTCCAACAAATAGGGGCCAAAGCAAGGGAAAGTGagcaaaaagaagatgattATTTAACTAGGTTCAGAAAAATGTCTGAAACATACATTGTCAACCCTaaagatttatttgatgttCCTGTAGATATGGTGGAAAAAGTAAAACAGAACATTCTTGATTTCAGATTACACGTATTGAAAgacttggaaaaaaaacagaggGAAAGAGCACTGCAGGACAAACTTGAAGCTCGAAAGCAAACGAACAAGGTGCATGAGATTTCGGCCGAAACTAAAAGGCCTCACAGGTATGGTAAGCCTGTCTCTGACattcaatttgaaagtATGCTTCAAAGCAGGGAAAAAGCAGCTGCAGAGAAAAACTACTTGGTCAAGTTGAATCAATACAAAAGGCGTGAAGAGGCCAGAATGAAAAACTACATCAACTTCTCTAAGTTCAACAAACATGAATCATATATCAACTCTGTTGTACCTCAACAACGAAGAAAGTTTCttgcttcttttgttgACGGCGTTGTCAATGAGaacaataaaattgacaaaAATTTTACTTATTATACAAAACATGCCAACTACGTGAAATATAGACTGAATAGTAAAACTAATGAGGAGAAGCTAGATAAacttgatgaagatgaagaagagaaggaaaacCTTGAGCTAAATGACGAGAAAAATGATCTTAAGACAACAACGGGTGTTATCGATAGGAATGACCAtgtattgaaaaatccagCGTATACTGAAGGAGGTAGAGAATGA